The following coding sequences lie in one Flavobacterium cyclinae genomic window:
- a CDS encoding DUF6048 family protein has protein sequence MLKYIFSIGLLCVSFLGNAQSKDTTKVLFPERYGLRLGADLHKIARSFYEEDYRGFEIVGDYRLTKRFYLAGELGNEDKTIDDDRLNFTTKGTYFKVGFDYNSFENWLDMENMIYIGMRYGVSSFNHTLNSYKIYDPTNYYGENIVISGEKFSGLNASWLEVVGGIKAELFNNLYLGFSVRLNYLVSNKRPEGFDNLFIPGYNRTYDGKFGAGFNYTLSYFIPIYKKNKKSEEKK, from the coding sequence ATGTTAAAATATATTTTTAGTATTGGCTTATTATGCGTTTCATTTTTAGGTAATGCACAATCTAAAGACACTACAAAGGTTTTATTTCCTGAGCGTTATGGTTTACGCTTGGGAGCCGATTTACATAAAATTGCACGTTCCTTTTATGAAGAAGACTATCGCGGTTTTGAAATTGTAGGAGACTATCGTTTAACCAAGCGTTTTTATCTTGCGGGAGAACTTGGAAACGAAGACAAAACTATTGATGACGACCGATTGAATTTCACTACAAAAGGCACCTATTTTAAAGTAGGTTTTGATTATAACTCTTTTGAGAATTGGCTTGATATGGAAAATATGATTTATATTGGTATGCGATATGGTGTTAGCAGTTTTAATCATACATTGAATAGTTACAAAATTTATGACCCAACCAATTATTACGGAGAAAATATTGTAATATCTGGCGAAAAATTTAGTGGATTGAATGCCAGTTGGTTAGAAGTAGTAGGTGGAATCAAAGCCGAATTATTCAATAACCTCTACTTAGGATTTTCAGTACGATTGAATTATTTGGTATCCAACAAAAGACCTGAAGGATTTGATAATCTTTTCATACCAGGTTACAACCGAACGTATGATGGAAAGTTTGGTGCAGGATTTAACTACACACTAAGTTATTTTATCCCAATTTACAAGAAAAACAAAAAATCAGAAGAGAAAAAATAA